The segment GGAGCGGGGTTCCACGGTCATCGAGATGTCGTCGATGGCCTTGTGGGTGCCGTAGAAGGCGGAGAGGCCGCTGACGTCGATTCGCTTGGCCATGAGGGGTCACTTCGCTTTCATGTAGTCGCGTCAGCGACCGGTCTTCGGGGCCTTCCAGCGGGCGATGCCGCGGGCCACCAGATTCAGGATCATGACGAAGGCGATCAGGACGAGCGCCGCGGCCCAGGCACGGTCGTAGGAGGCTTCACTGCCGACCTTGTACTGCTCCCAGATGTACAGCGGGAGGGAGGACTGGGCACCTTCGAAGGGGTTGCCGTTGATCAGCTGCGATCCGAAGACCAGCAGCATGATCGGCGCGGTCTCGCCGGCGATGCGGGCGACGGCCAGCATGACGCCGGTGGAGATGCCGCCGATGGCCGTGGGCAGGACGACCTTGAGGATCGTGCGCCACTTCGGCACACCGAGGGCCAGGGCCGCCTCGCGCAGCTCGTTCGGGACGAGCTTGAGCATCTCCTCCGTGGAGCGGACGACGACCGGCATCATCAGGATCGACAGGGCCATCGCACCGCCGAAGCCCGAGGGGCCGAAGCCGAGCATCAGGTTCCAGGTCGTCAGGATGAACAGGCCGGCGACGATGGAGGGGATGCCGGTCATGACGTCGACGAAGAAGGTGACGG is part of the Streptomyces katrae genome and harbors:
- the pstA gene encoding phosphate ABC transporter permease PstA, with protein sequence MSHALQDHRPAPARKSAAPAGLTRGGLPRWAPAGIAAASAALGIVIGLVFGLSSKVQWGLIAALLFVVITYTASSVVENRRQAKDRVATSVVWVCFVLAVVPLLSLMWTTISRGMKALDGDFLSHSMNGVTSFEKGGGVYHALLGTLEQVGLATLIAAPVGLLTAVYLVEYGRGRLARAVTFFVDVMTGIPSIVAGLFILTTWNLMLGFGPSGFGGAMALSILMMPVVVRSTEEMLKLVPNELREAALALGVPKWRTILKVVLPTAIGGISTGVMLAVARIAGETAPIMLLVFGSQLINGNPFEGAQSSLPLYIWEQYKVGSEASYDRAWAAALVLIAFVMILNLVARGIARWKAPKTGR